CCGCCGGGCTCGTGCGGCGGTTCGCGGGGAAGGTGCCGTTCGGGCTGCTGGGGGTGGCGCCGGAAGAGCCTGGCGAGGCCCGTCCGGAACCCGACGGTGCTGCTCCACGAGGGCGGGCGGGTTCTCTTCCGCCGCGGCCGGGTGCTCGCGACGCGGTCCCTCCGGCTCGCCGCATCGGTCCGCCCGAAGCACCCGACGCCAGCGGTCGGCCCGTCCGTCCGCCCCGGCGGCAGAATTCGCAACCCCTCGGCACCGGCGCGCCCCGGCGGCAGAACTCCCAGCCGATGCCCCAGCCCCGGCCCGCCGAGGCCCCGCCGCAGAATCACGCGCAGCCCCCGGCCCGCGGCGCCCAGCCGCCAGCCCGTCCAGTCCGCGCACCACAGCCGCGTCCGGCAGGTCCGCCGCACGGCCGCGCCGCGGGTTCGCCGCCGCCGCGTCCGTCGAATCAGGCCCCGGCCGGACCGCCGCCGGAGGTCAGCCCGGGAGATCGCCCGTCGCGGCGAACTCCAGGCGCTTCGCGACCGACACCGCCTGGTCGGCGAAACGCTCGTAGAAACGCGTGAGCAGGCTGAGCGCGACCGCGATCCGCTGGTCCTGCGTCCAGTCCGGCGAGGTGACCGTCGCCATCACGCGCGCGTGCAGTTCGTCCACGCGCTCGTCGGCGCGGCTCAGCTCGGCGTAGCCGCCGCGGGCCTCGCCGTGCACGAGGTCCGCGAGCCGCTCGGCCATCGCCGAGGTGACCTCGCCGAGTTCGGAGAACACCGGCTCCAGGTCCGCGGGCACGGTCGGCTCCGGGTGGCCGCGGCGCGCGGTGCCCGCGACGTGCGCGGCGAGGTCGCCCATCCGCTCGAGCTTCTCCGCGCAGTACACCGCGGCCAGCACGGCACGCAGGTCGCCGGCCACCGGGGCCTGCAAAGCGAGCAGCGAATACGCCTCGTCCTCGC
The nucleotide sequence above comes from Amycolatopsis sp. AA4. Encoded proteins:
- a CDS encoding phosphatase PAP2 family protein, with the translated sequence MATAAGASSSETYDAITHFALAMPGWVQSLVLAYTHYGLVLVAPFFAWLWWRARASGSPERMAAALLVPAATVVAYVLSEIVKAFVHEQRPCRGLPPEAIVGACPPPGDWSFPSNHSTIAAAVALGGAFAWRKGAPWLAAFAATMGFSRVFVGAHYPHDVLIGLALGAGMALLLQRYALDPAAGLVRRFAGKVPFGLLGVAPEEPGEARPEPDGAAPRGRAGSLPPRPGARDAVPPARRIGPPEAPDASGRPVRPPRRQNSQPLGTGAPRRQNSQPMPQPRPAEAPPQNHAQPPARGAQPPARPVRAPQPRPAGPPHGRAAGSPPPRPSNQAPAGPPPEVSPGDRPSRRTPGASRPTPPGRRNARRNA
- the phoU gene encoding phosphate signaling complex protein PhoU; this translates as MRESFQDDLKQLDGRLAAMAEAAAEAMRRATRALLTMDLPLAEQVLSGDADLDDLRATCEDEAYSLLALQAPVAGDLRAVLAAVYCAEKLERMGDLAAHVAGTARRGHPEPTVPADLEPVFSELGEVTSAMAERLADLVHGEARGGYAELSRADERVDELHARVMATVTSPDWTQDQRIAVALSLLTRFYERFADQAVSVAKRLEFAATGDLPG